A region from the Flavobacterium enshiense genome encodes:
- a CDS encoding helix-turn-helix domain-containing protein: MDAIILTKDQYNEILARLDAISHQINTKADPKKETFLDNQEFLLLLKISKRTAQTWRDEGRISFSQVGNKIYYKLSDVEKLMVEHYNKAFKK, translated from the coding sequence ATGGATGCAATTATCTTAACAAAAGACCAGTACAACGAAATCCTAGCACGTTTAGATGCTATTTCGCACCAAATCAACACCAAGGCAGACCCAAAGAAAGAAACTTTCCTGGACAATCAGGAGTTTCTTTTATTGCTTAAAATTTCCAAACGTACCGCACAAACCTGGAGAGACGAAGGACGTATTTCGTTCAGTCAAGTCGGAAACAAAATCTACTACAAACTATCCGACGTAGAGAAGTTAATGGTCGAGCACTACAACAAAGCTTTTAAAAAGTAG